Proteins found in one Polyodon spathula isolate WHYD16114869_AA chromosome 10, ASM1765450v1, whole genome shotgun sequence genomic segment:
- the LOC121322075 gene encoding small ubiquitin-related modifier 3, translating into MSEEKPKDPVKTENDHINLKVAGQDGSVVQFKIKRHTPLSKLMKAYCERQGLSMRQIRFRFDGQPINETDTPAQLEMEDEDTIDVFQQQTGGTC; encoded by the exons ATGTCTGAAGAGAAGCCAAAG gaTCCTGTTAAAACCGAGAATGACCACATTAACTTGAAGGTGGCTGGACAGGATGGCTCTGTTGTccagtttaaaattaaaaggcACACTCCCCTCAGCAAACTAATGAAAGCATACTGTGAAAGACAG ggtTTGTCAATGAGGCAAATTAGATTCAGGTTTGACGGTCAACCAATCAATGAAACCGATACACCTGCACAG CTTGAGATGGAAGATGAAGACACTATTGATGTATTTCAGCAGCAGACCGGTGGCACGTGTTAA